A stretch of the Lolium perenne isolate Kyuss_39 chromosome 3, Kyuss_2.0, whole genome shotgun sequence genome encodes the following:
- the LOC127344576 gene encoding 4-hydroxyphenylacetaldehyde oxime monooxygenase codes for MVFFSTQLLLLLLLPILGSLLLLARSGRKGKLAPGPVGMPMLGNLHQLGPLPHRNLRDIARRHGPVMLLRLGATRMLVVSSASAAREVLQTHDADCCSRTAGPGPKLLSYGFKDVAFAPYGEQWREMRKLFVKELVSMRRVKAAWGARQAQVEKLMAGLTPNTPVALGERIYGLVNGIICTVAFGDVYGAEMFHRVLGEALELQASFSAEDFFPNAAGRLVDRLTGLAASRDRSFAAIDTFLEVVIEQHLEPKSEREGSDLVDVLINLSKEQPAFTRDNVKAILMDTFVGGVNTTSVTIMWAMSELIRNPRVLKKVQEEIRVAARGNNWVQPEDMPKLSYLRMVVKETLRLYPPATLLLPREALQHVKIGGYDVPARTRVAVNVWAIGRDPASWGECAEEFDPDRFEAGASHGEVDLHGAHFELLPFGAGRRICPGIAMALMNVEFTLANLLCGFDWALPEGTEVEDISMEETGAGLTFHRKTPLVLVPTLPQRA; via the exons ATGGTCTTCTTCTCCACGcagctcctcctcctgctcctgctgcccatcttgGGCTCTCTGCTTCTGCTAGCGAGGAGCGGCAGGAAAGGCAAGCTTGCTCCCGGACCCGTAGGTATGCCGATGCTCGGGAACCTGCACCAGCTGGGCCCGCTCCCGCACCGGAACCTGCGGGATATCGCTCGGCGGCACGGCCCCGTGATGCTGCTCCGCCTAGGCGCGACGCGCATGCTCGTGGTGTCGTCGGCGTCGGCGGCGCGCGAGGTGCTCCAGACGCACGACGCCGACTGCTGCAGCAGGACGGCGGGCCCTGGGCCAAAGCTCCTCTCCTACGGGTTCAAAGACGTGGCGTTCGCACCCTACGGCGAGCAGTGGCGCGAGATGCGCAAGCTCTTCGTCAAGGAGCTCGTCAGCATGCGCCGTGTCAAGGCCGCGTGGGGCGCGCGCCAGGCGCAGGTGGAGAAGCTGATGGCCGGCTTGACCCCCAACACGCCGGTGGCCCTCGGCGAACGCATCTACGGCCTcgtcaatggcatcatctgcaccgTGGCGTTTGGCGACGTCTACGGTGCAGAGATGTTCCATCGCGTGCTCGGCGAGGCGTTGGAGCTGCAGGCCAGCTTCTCGGCGGAGGACTTCTTCCCGAACGCGGCCGGCCGCCTGGTCGACCGCCTCACCGGCCTCGCCGCCAGCCGCGATCGGAGCTTTGCAGCCATCGACACTTTCTTGGAGGTGGTCATCGAGCAGCACCTGGAGCCCAAGAGCGAGAGGGAGGGCAGCGACCTCGTCGACGTCCTCATCAACCTCTCCAAGGAGCAGCCGGCCTTCACCAGGGACAATGTGAAGGCGATCCTCATG GACACGTTCGTGGGAGGCGTGAACACGACCTCGGTGACGATCATGTGGGCGATGTCGGAGCTGATCCGGAACCCGCGGGTGCTGAAGAAGGTACAGGAGGAGATCAGGGTGGCGGCGCGAGGCAACAACTGGGTGCAACCGGAAGACATGCCCAAGCTGAGCTACCTCAGGATGGTGGTGAAGGAGACGCTGCGGCTGTACCCGCCGGCGACGCTGCTGCTACCGCGGGAGGCGCTGCAGCACGTCAAGATCGGCGGCTACGACGTGCCGGCGAGGACGAGGGTGGCCGTGAACGTGTGGGCCATCGGGAGGGATCCGGCGAGCTGGGGCGAGTGCGCGGAGGAGTTCGACCCGGACAGGTTCGAGGCCGGAGCGAGCCACGGCGAGGTGGACCTGCACGGTGCACACTTCGAGCTGCTCCCGTTCGGCGCCGGCAGGCGGATCTGCCCGGGCATCGCCATGGCGCTGATGAACGTGGAGTTCACGCTGGCCAACCTGCTGTGCGGCTTCGACTGGGCGCTGCCGGAGGGGACGGAGGTGGAGGACATAAGCATGGAGGAGACAGGCGCCGGGCTGACCTTCCACCGCAAGACGCCGCTCGTGCTCGTGCCCACCCTGCCTCAGCGCGCCTAA